In one Neobacillus sp. WH10 genomic region, the following are encoded:
- a CDS encoding DUF6792 domain-containing protein, producing the protein MEKNEILNTDILRARIAELEYGKTEMISADLIRRIYIEETGKDIPAEITVYYSKDLSKTNDLGKDSGFDGAIIHFYNAEQGLNQSYTITRGSENREDGGKGLPHDWIYNSFGIFAGKVQDQYLDARYFDEAISKKINEKVDADINKRKMKGEVVNKVELEKFGIGHSLGGNLIQMLQLMTGSYKNVYAINDAPPSAYQLAFTDREFRRSISRQFNIDPDTDKELYSIPPSQLKAFAEEYYKEKGKNIYHLTAEEDMLYAVSGFRGFLDLGDRKIIDTDPGFEGIRPALGNISDKDLHKLQIYLAYLAPYYSENGMDGLLRGATGIDKGLFTLIDTVEQEWKVFMQGPDWRFPSINIKFGGFPFPQTSMDIPVPFPIPHMPKGLFIALGELNLRVLEIKTKLSNLTKNLPALFSILADTAIVMKDEIMSYLKEIKGHLKNILKSIGSLGGVILKDVITPMDSRYGEYYAGLMNIAATLRFEIANIKGKIRKIFEVPNGFAEDFSKAVEAHGVGHVASALAMKDGVRYEGNDMIRFKTESNGQKIEVNLSSAVRIYQLGMDKYSDKENVLTRMRDMYHREYVEDYQNRKNELLSSINHMESNPNAYQHLLPAGDVEMRGITVHELIRPLDTALTETFEDAFHYFDEEKKRGIAMLKKIRSSIVKLFHEDKRISAIFDLR; encoded by the coding sequence GAAATTACAGTTTATTACTCTAAAGATCTGAGTAAAACTAATGACCTTGGAAAAGATTCCGGTTTTGATGGAGCAATCATTCATTTTTATAACGCTGAACAAGGACTCAATCAGTCCTACACGATTACAAGAGGCAGTGAGAATAGGGAAGATGGCGGAAAAGGATTGCCGCATGATTGGATATATAATTCATTTGGCATTTTTGCAGGGAAAGTCCAAGATCAATATTTAGATGCAAGGTATTTTGATGAAGCAATTAGCAAAAAAATAAATGAGAAAGTTGATGCTGATATCAATAAAAGAAAAATGAAGGGGGAAGTTGTTAACAAAGTTGAATTAGAGAAATTCGGAATAGGACATTCTTTGGGTGGGAATTTAATCCAAATGCTGCAGTTAATGACTGGTTCCTACAAAAACGTATATGCAATAAATGATGCACCGCCAAGTGCTTATCAATTAGCTTTTACAGACAGAGAATTTAGAAGAAGTATTTCAAGACAATTTAATATCGATCCAGACACTGACAAGGAGCTATACTCCATCCCCCCCTCCCAACTAAAAGCCTTTGCCGAGGAATACTACAAAGAAAAGGGAAAGAATATCTACCATTTAACCGCAGAGGAGGATATGCTTTATGCAGTTTCGGGATTTAGGGGATTTTTGGATTTGGGAGACCGGAAGATTATTGATACAGATCCTGGCTTTGAGGGAATTCGCCCGGCATTAGGCAACATTTCTGATAAAGATTTACATAAGCTTCAAATATACTTGGCCTACCTTGCACCTTATTACTCAGAGAACGGCATGGATGGATTGCTGCGGGGAGCGACTGGAATAGATAAAGGGTTATTCACTTTAATAGACACAGTAGAACAAGAGTGGAAAGTGTTTATGCAAGGGCCTGATTGGAGGTTCCCGAGTATAAACATAAAATTTGGCGGTTTTCCTTTTCCTCAAACTTCCATGGATATACCCGTGCCTTTTCCCATTCCTCATATGCCGAAAGGATTGTTTATTGCTCTGGGGGAGCTAAACCTTCGAGTTTTGGAAATTAAGACAAAGCTTTCAAATCTTACAAAGAACCTTCCTGCTCTTTTTAGTATCCTCGCAGATACAGCTATCGTTATGAAGGATGAGATTATGTCCTACTTAAAAGAAATTAAGGGGCATTTGAAAAATATACTAAAGTCTATTGGAAGTTTAGGGGGAGTCATCTTAAAAGATGTTATTACTCCAATGGACAGCAGGTATGGAGAATATTATGCAGGTCTAATGAATATTGCAGCTACTCTTAGATTCGAAATCGCTAATATTAAAGGAAAGATTAGAAAAATATTTGAAGTTCCTAACGGATTCGCTGAGGACTTCTCAAAAGCTGTTGAAGCTCATGGTGTAGGTCATGTAGCCAGTGCACTCGCCATGAAGGATGGAGTCCGCTATGAAGGAAATGATATGATTCGCTTTAAAACTGAATCAAACGGCCAAAAAATTGAGGTTAACCTATCTTCAGCTGTGAGAATTTATCAATTAGGCATGGATAAATATAGTGATAAAGAAAATGTGCTAACCCGCATGCGGGATATGTACCATCGTGAGTATGTAGAAGACTATCAAAATCGTAAAAACGAGCTTTTGTCCTCTATTAATCATATGGAATCGAATCCAAATGCTTATCAGCATTTGCTGCCTGCTGGAGATGTGGAAATGAGAGGGATAACGGTTCATGAATTAATCCGCCCGCTTGACACAGCATTGACAGAGACCTTTGAGGATGCTTTCCATTATTTCGATGAGGAGAAAAAGCGGGGAATCGCGATGCTTAAAAAAATCAGGTCTTCAATCGTAAAGTTGTTTCATGAGGATAAACGGATCTCGGCTATTTTCGATTTACGATAA
- a CDS encoding WXG100 family type VII secretion target produces MSGVIRVTPAELVGMSNRYNGESGQVGEQVVRLDNMISELQGAWEGEASRAFADQYQSLRPSFVQMQQLLEDISVQLSNTARALEDADNQIASQIRG; encoded by the coding sequence ATGTCAGGAGTTATTCGCGTTACACCAGCAGAATTAGTAGGTATGTCCAATCGTTACAATGGAGAAAGCGGCCAAGTAGGAGAGCAAGTTGTCCGTCTGGATAACATGATCAGCGAGTTACAAGGTGCATGGGAAGGTGAAGCAAGCAGAGCGTTTGCTGACCAATACCAATCATTAAGACCTTCTTTTGTACAAATGCAGCAATTGCTTGAAGATATCTCTGTTCAGCTTAGCAATACTGCTCGTGCTCTTGAAGATGCTGATAACCAAATTGCAAGCCAAATCCGCGGTTAA